One stretch of Pomacea canaliculata isolate SZHN2017 linkage group LG1, ASM307304v1, whole genome shotgun sequence DNA includes these proteins:
- the LOC112568774 gene encoding uncharacterized protein LOC112568774, which translates to MNLTRSEEMCKKECPDYLRSMNCKADQYYDDVVHNCEHCSELCDDHIVKKTTDECFNKCRDYFPREQNPKPANNEVHLKTVSNSEGKGGGTLQLGSNRGKLVAIIAIPSAAVIVFIVVVITIWFWKRRPRRPDNRLPEVLYAAATQEDGDVTSDDRGQRSPIALMSGEAYPEDFGPSCHSVCEDSGADCRSSVPSSVVTS; encoded by the exons ATGAATCTCACAAGATCTGAAGAAATGTGCAAGAAAGAATGTCCAG attaTCTCCGGTCCATGAACTGCAAAGCTGACCAATATTACGATGATGTGGTGCACAACTGTGAGCACTGCTCAGAGCTGTGTGATGACCACATCGTCAAGAAGACGACTGACGAGTGTTTCAACAAGTGTCGAG ACTACTTCCCGAGAGAGCAGAATCCGAAGCCAGCAAACAATGAGGTGCACTTGAAGACCGTCTCCAACTCTGAAGGGAAAGGTGGCGGGACCCTGCAGTTGGGTTCTAATAGAGGGAAATTAGTGGCGATCATCGCCATACCATCTGCTGCAGTCATCGTATTCATCGTGGTGGTCATCACGATTTGGTTTTGGAAacgtcgtcctcgtcgtccGGACAACAGACTTCCGGAAGTCCTGTACGCGGCTGCCACTCAGGAGGACGGTGATGTTACCAGCGATGAtaggggtcagaggtcaccaaTCGCGCTAATGTCAG GAGAGGCGTATCCTGAAGATTTTGGTCCGTCCTGCCACTCAGTGTGTGAAGACAGTGGAGCTGATTGCAGATCATCGGTCCCGTCGTCTGTCGTCACATCTTGA
- the LOC112568752 gene encoding tumor necrosis factor receptor superfamily member 13B-like: MPSTTSLCASATAVVLVVTQLTLSSASTSQHSCGESEYYDSGTGSCEPCYDICLYAAYYKTVQECKDNCPDYDAKNDCKEDEYFDDVVHSCTSCSEICDHHTLTDSTTQCYEKCKDYIEKKPPEVVSNRKSDALKASATLDGGNNKLSSEDPSSTSSFSLANPGWVTALALGILCFILVIVVIAQLWKNRSSYNPVNKEDIEPGAVPDNPQTPARPVEETSSNGSDHFAFPGCQRVAFSELSRDQEC, from the exons ATGCCTTCCACAACCTCTCTGTGTGCTTCCGCCACTGCTGTCGTCCTCGTCGTCACACAGTTGACGTTGTCGTCAGCGAGCACGTCTCAACATTCGTGTGGCGAGAGCGAATATTATGATTCTGGCACCGGGAGCTGCGAGCCCTGCTACGACATCTGTCTGTATGCAGCTTACTACAAAACGGTACAGGAATGTAAAGACAACTGTCCAG ATTATGACGCAAAAAATGACTGCAAAGAAGATGAATACTTTGATGATGTGGTTCACAGCTGCACCTCCTGTTCAGAAATTTGTGATCATCATACACTGACTGACAGTACAACACAGTGTTATGAAAAGTGCAAAG ATTACATTGAGAAGAAACCACCAGAAGTTGTGTCAAACAGGAAGTCGGATGCTCTGAAAGCATCAGCAACTCTTGATGGGGGCAACAATAAGTTGTCCTCAGAAGATCCCAGCAGTACCAGCAGTTTTAGCCTGGCTAACCCTGGATGGGTGACAGCCCTGGCTTTGGGTATTTTGTGCTTCATCTTAGTCATCGTTGTCATTGCTCAACTTTGGAAAAACAGAAGTTCCTACAATCCTGTCAACAAAGAAGACATAGAGCCTGGTGCAGTTCCTGACAACCCACAAACACCGGCACGTCCTGTAGAAGAGACCAGCAGTAATGGATCAGACCATTTTGCATTTCCAG GATGCCAAAGGGTTGCTTTCAGTGAACTTTCACGGGATCAAGAATGCTGA
- the LOC112568690 gene encoding caspase-7-like, which yields MGDTGLSDEAASARVSNHGILPSSNIENAILKEQASKSTFCDKDDQNSCNTATVLSGLDNLSVCYTSNIVGEPDQHISNVSGLGNQPSCNTGTYPGLHDQPSCNVPMIANLSDVSSSDTDDFEDTEELDIDEPEGVKDSLRTSTNRFKKALRRSAKRERPQNVASINDEENRSVIDEAAPAVEDPDVYNFSHRRRGLAVIIDNENFTSTSGMPSRPGSHEDLKSLRNMFNRLKFDLRCYKNLKGADMWKVLTKAAAWKWHKDSDCLAVAILSHGDEIKWPQHWNHRKEIVRQDIIYGVDGQCVLTSSIMDCFNDDNCPALKGKPRLFFLQACRGMKKDRGQNVAVVSYEHGGLQTDIQSTWGGCGFDGGDTVEQSQTDARPEQGQASRNTGCGYAESQGHRNDASEDETDGSTPAVSPAPIYNDFLVMYATVPGYFAWRRPTGSWFVQSLCAVFEFYNPRMSLIQALTRATYYVTTCYESENKKNPCESGMKQTPVIQTKLLKDVYFT from the exons ATGGGTGATACAGGTCTAAGTGATGAAGCTGCAAGTGCCAGAGTCTCCAACCATGGCATTTTGCCCAGCAGTAACATAGAGAATGCAATTCTCAAGGAGCAGGCATCCAAAAGCACTTTTTGTGACAAAGATGATCAGAATAGCTGCAACACAGCCACTGTATTATCTGGCCTTGATaatttgtctgtgtgttataCAAGCAATATTGTGGGTGAACCTGACCAACACATATCAAATGTTTCTGGCCTTGGTAATCAGCCCAGCTGTAACACAGGCACTTATCCTGGCCTCCATGATCAGCCCAGCTGTAATGTACCCATGATTGCTAACCTCAGTGATGTGTCCAGTTCTGACACAGATGATTTTGAAGACACTGAAGAATTGGACATTGATG AACCCGAGGGAGTAAAGGATTCGTTAAGAACAAGTacaaacagatttaaaaaagcattaagAAG GTCAGCCAAAAGAGAAAGACCACAGAATGTGGCATCTataaatgatgaagaaaatagaTCAGTAATAGATGAAGCAGCACCTGCAGTGGAAGATCCGGATGTATACAATTTCTCACACAGGAGAAGAGGTCTTGCAGTCATTATTGACAATGAGAACTTTACTTCCACATCTGGAATGCCAAGTCGTCCAGGTTCTCACGAAGATTTGAAGTCTCtgagaaatatgtttaataGGTTAAAGTTTGATTTAAGGTGCTACAAGAATCTTAAAGGGGCAGACATGTGGAAGGTTCTGACTAAAG CGGCAGCCTGGAAATGGCACAAAGACTCTGATTGTCTGGCTGTAGCCATTTTATCTCATGGAGATGAAATTAAATGGCCACAGCATTGGAACCACAGGAAAGAGATTGTCCGGCAAGATATAATTTATGGAGTTGATGGACAGTGTGTATTGACATCCTCAATAATGGACTGTTTCAATGATGATAACTGCCCAGCCTTAAAAGGGAAGCCACGTCTGTTTTTTCTGCAG GCCTGCCGTGGTATGAAGAAGGACCGAGGTCAGAACGTTGCTGTTGTGTCTTATGAGCATGGAGGTCTTCAAACAGACATTCAGTCTACATGGGGAGGATGTGGATTTGATGGGGGAGACACTGTTGAGCAAAGTCAGACAGATGCCAGACCTGAACAGGGGCAGGCCAGCCGCAACACAGGCTGTGGGTATGCTGAATCACAAGGGCACAGAAATGATGCCAGTGAAGATGAGACAGATGGAAGCACACCAGCAGTCTCACCTGCTCCTATCTACAATGACTTCCTTGTAATGTATGCAACAGTACCAG gttACTTTGCATGGCGTCGTCCAACAGGCTCATGGTTTGTTCAGTCTCTATGTGCTGTCTTTGAGTTTTACAATCCTAGAATGTCTTTGATACAAGCATTGACACGTGCCACCTACTATGTAACCACTTGCTAtgaatcagaaaacaaaaaaaatccatgtgAGTCTGGTATGAAGCAGACTCCTGTTATTCAGACTAAACTATTAAAGGATGTCTACTTCACATAG